In Desulfopila inferna, the following are encoded in one genomic region:
- the rpsA gene encoding 30S ribosomal protein S1, which produces MENFSDSFEELFKSEESRNLKKLSPGEKVKAVVAGVSGENIFLDVGGKSEGILEAAELTDEEGNITVQPGDTVEVYFLQAKKSEQVFTTRLGSGASLAHLEEAWRNHIPVEGYVKAEIKGGFEITLSGNARAFCPYSQMGLRRVEDAAAAYLDTRMTFLITRFEENGRNLVVSARAVQEEERERQKAALRETLEEGQIVQATITSIRDFGAFADIGGVDGLIPISEVGWSRVENIDDHFSVGQQVNVMIKSIDWEKDRISLSLKETLEDPWDNFIKNFPVGSKIQAKVSRLAQFGAFVTLVEGVDGLLHISKLGGGRRINHPREVLEEGQDIEVIIEGIDEDEKRISLTPSDYQTPEDEAEIERQEYTKYKAGSKKNDADTGSLGALLKAKLEEKKK; this is translated from the coding sequence ATGGAAAATTTTAGTGACAGCTTTGAAGAGCTCTTTAAATCAGAAGAAAGCAGGAATCTGAAAAAGCTCTCCCCCGGAGAAAAAGTCAAAGCCGTTGTTGCCGGAGTGAGCGGAGAGAATATTTTTCTTGATGTAGGCGGAAAAAGCGAAGGAATTCTCGAAGCTGCCGAGCTGACCGATGAAGAAGGCAACATCACTGTTCAGCCCGGCGATACCGTCGAAGTTTATTTTCTTCAGGCCAAAAAATCGGAGCAGGTCTTCACCACCAGGCTCGGCTCAGGCGCCAGCCTGGCCCATCTTGAAGAGGCCTGGCGAAACCATATCCCCGTTGAAGGATATGTTAAGGCGGAGATAAAAGGTGGTTTTGAAATCACTTTATCCGGCAATGCCCGAGCTTTCTGTCCTTATTCTCAGATGGGACTACGCCGGGTTGAAGATGCGGCCGCTGCTTATCTCGATACCCGCATGACTTTTCTTATCACGCGTTTTGAAGAGAATGGACGCAATCTGGTAGTTTCCGCCCGCGCCGTTCAGGAAGAAGAGAGGGAGCGGCAGAAAGCGGCACTCCGGGAAACCCTTGAGGAGGGACAGATCGTCCAGGCCACTATCACCTCGATTAGAGATTTCGGTGCCTTTGCCGATATCGGCGGGGTCGACGGCCTCATTCCCATCTCCGAGGTCGGCTGGAGCAGAGTGGAGAACATCGACGATCATTTTTCAGTAGGCCAGCAAGTCAATGTTATGATCAAAAGCATCGACTGGGAAAAAGATCGTATTTCCCTGAGCCTGAAAGAGACCCTGGAAGACCCATGGGACAATTTCATCAAGAATTTCCCGGTCGGCTCAAAAATCCAGGCAAAGGTTTCCCGCCTCGCCCAGTTTGGCGCTTTTGTTACCTTGGTTGAGGGAGTAGATGGCCTGCTCCACATCTCCAAACTTGGCGGCGGTCGCAGAATCAACCATCCCCGGGAGGTTCTTGAGGAAGGGCAAGATATCGAGGTGATCATTGAGGGAATTGATGAGGATGAAAAACGAATAAGCCTTACGCCTTCGGATTACCAGACGCCGGAGGACGAGGCGGAGATCGAAAGGCAGGAATATACGAAATATAAAGCGGGCAGCAAGAAGAATGATGCGGATACAGGTAGCCTGGGAGCTCTTCTCAAGGCGAAACTCGAGGAAAAAAAGAAATAA